GACGTGGCCGCAACGTCCGAAATCACAAATGGGATCCGCAGTTCCACCGTCGACTTTTTATCCTGGTCGAGGATGCTGGAAATGAAATTATCGGGAAGGCTGACCGTCTGCATGTTGCCGTTTCTTTCCACAGCCACATTTTTACCCATGATCAGCGCCTCACTCAAATCGTGAAAATGCTCAATTTTCCTGCCGTCAACGGCAATAATCTTGTCTCCGGTGCGCAGGCCTGCTTTTACCAATGCGGGATTCGTAACCCACACGCCGTCTTTGGCTTCTGAATTGCTGATGTACATGTCGCCGTATGCGAAAGTGATCCCGATGTAAATCAGGAACGCCAGGATGAAATTTACCGTCACGCCGCCCAGCATGATGATCAGCCTTTGCCAGGCCGGCTTTGAGCGGAATTCCCAAGGTTGCGGTGGTAAAGCCATCTGTTCGGTATCCATGCTTTCGTCAATCATGCCCGAAATTTTCACGTAACCGCCCAATGGCAGCCATCCGATTCCGTATACGGTTTCACCTATTTGTTTTTTGAACAGCGAAAACTTGATATCGAAAAACAGGTAAAATTTTTCAACGCGGGTCTTAAATAATTTGGCCGGGATGAAATGCCCGAGTTCGTGAAGTATGATCAATAGTGATAAGCTTAATAGGAACTGCGAAAGCTTGATGAGTATTTCCATGTTTTTGTGATCGTTTTTAATACCGCACAAAAGTAACGTTTTCTGCGTATCAATCGCATGTTAATCCCAAACGCCCATTTAAATGTTTGTTAATTATAGCTGACCCAATCCCATAATCCGCAATTGTGGGCTAAATTTACGATGCTTAAAAAATCAACCATGCAAAAGATCAGAACAGCGTTGCTTTCCTACGGTATGTCGGGCAAGGTATTCCACGCACCTTTCCTCAGTGTCCATCCCGGTTTTGAACTTCTTGGCAGCTGGGAACGGTCGCATCGGAACATCCATTCAGATTATCCCGAAACAAAAAGCTATGCCTCCCCGGAAGCGCTACTCGATGACAATCCCGACCTCGTGGTTGTCAATACGCCCGTAGCGACGCATTATGAATATGCAAAAAGGATGCTGCAGGCCGGAAAGCACGTGTTGGTTGAAAAATCGTTTACCGCAACGGTTGCCGAAGCCAAAGAACTTCAAAAAATTGCCCGGGACAAAGGCCTTAAACTTGCGGTGTTTCATAACCGCCGCTGGGATAGCGATTTCATGACGGTGAAAGATGTCATTGCCAAGGATATGCTGGGAGACATCGTTGAAGCTGAATTCCATTTCGACCGATACAATCCTACCTTAAGCCCGAAAATGCACAAGGAAACTGTAAATTCCGGATCCGGCGTACTGAAAGACCTGGGTTCTCACCTGATCGACCAGGCGCTGTTTCTTTTTGGGATGCCCGAAGCGGTTTTTGCTGACATCAGGGTGACCCGTGCACAATCCGTCGTTGACGACTGGTTCGACCTGTCGTTGTACTACCCGCGACTGCGCGTCCGACTCAAAGCTGGTTTTTTTGTTAGGGAAATGGTGCCCTCATTTGTGGTACATGGTAAAAACGGCTCGTTCCTGAAACCCCGCGGCGACGTGCAGGAAGAAGATTTAAAACTCGGAAAAAAAGTCACCGCAAAGGACTGGGGTACTGAACCGCGAAGCCGCGAAGGGTTGCTACACACCGAATTCGACGGGAAAATCATCCGCGAATTCCTGCCCACACTGCATGGGAATTACTTTTATTTTTTTGATGCCTTATACGGGTCGCTGACTGAAGACAAACCGGAGCCGGTGACAGCACAGGAAGGGATTAATGTGATGGCCGTCATCGAAGCGGCAATCAAAAGCAGTCAATCCCGAAAGGTTGTGGCTGTAGAGAATTAAGTTCAGCCTGACAAAGAGGCGCTTATCGTTTTACAAACCGGATCGTTCTGGTTCCTGAATCGGTCGTTACCGCAATAAAATAAACCCCGGCAGCAAACGAAGACACATCCCAAATCGTTTGCGAAGTGGTGGACTGCACCGTTTGACCTACCGCGTTATAGAAAATGGTTTGCTTCACCTCCATGCCTTCGGGAATCTCAAGCCTAAGCTGGCTTTCTGCCGGATTTGGATACAGTTGCACTGCTGCCGTGCCAAAATCTTTCATTCCTAATGCGACATTGTTCCCGGCCGAAATAATGTCTTTATTGACGTCGAACGCCACATCGGTCACTGCAAACGGTACATTCTCAAGGAAGACCTGGTTGTTTGCCGTATTATTCAGCACGAGATCCATGTATTGCCCCGCTGCGCCATACACCCTCACAGGAAGTGGCATTTCAAAAAAAGCGACAGAGGCATGCGACTGCGTCTGGCTGACTGTAAATTTAACCACACCAAGACTTTGGTTGTGTGCCGTAATCGAATAAGAAGGATAACCCTGATTGTACACCCAATCATTGAAAAATTCAGTCAGGCTTTGCCCGTAAGTGGCTTCAAGGTGTGCCTGTAAATCAGCTGTAGTGGCGTACGCGTAGGCCAGGTTTGGGTCCGCCAGATAATTTTTTAAGCCCTGAAAGAAAGCCGTGTCGCCCATTTTAAGACGAAGCATATTGATGACCATGGCGCCTTTGTTGTAACTCAGCCGGCCGCTGAAAATCCGGTTTACACTGAATAAGTCGGTGTCGCTCAGGTATACCGCGCCACCAGGCTGCGAGGTGATGTTGTTGATCATATTTGATTTTTCCATCGTAAAGGCCGCCTCGCCGTCAAAATCCCTGATCACCAAAGCGGCCAGATAAGTAGCAAAACCTTCGTTAAGCCAAATGTCCTTCCATGAGCCGCAGGTCACCTTGTCTCCAAACCACTGGTGGCCCAATTCGTGCGCGATCAATCCCCTTCCGAAATTGACCATAAAGGATACTGTCGTATGCTCCATGCCGCCACCCCATCCAAATTGCGCATGGCCGTATTTCTCATCGGCGAAAGGGTAGGTCTCGAAAAGCTGTTCATACAAATCCATAATCGGCACGGTCTGTGCGAGGTTATCTATGTTTGAAGCAAGGTCCTCAGGGTAAACGTAATTCACAATCGGAAAGGTATTCGGTGCCGTGCCCGCCGTTTGCGTGTACACACTGTAATTGGTCACTGCAATGGCTACGAGATAGGCCGGAATGGGATGACCGTGATGAAAATGCGTCGTTTTGCTGGTTCCTGCAGTCGTGGTCCCGACCTGCACGCCATTCGACACACTCACATACTGCGAAGGCGCGGTGATGTATACATCGATGTTGTTGATCTTGTCATTCAGGTCCTGCTTGCAGGGCCACCAGTCCTGTGCCCCGTAAGGCTCGGACAGTGTAAAAAGCACCGGGGTGCCGTCATGCGTTTCTGTAGTGAACGCATCATTATCCTGCGCCGGGGCGCCCGAATAAGAGATTTCCACCGTCGTTGAAGCTCCCGCTGCGAGTCCGCCCGGCAAAGTGATCACCACCTCATTGTTGTTGTTTTGCGTAAATGACAATGCGATATTGTTGCGTTTTACCGAACTCACCGTAAGTTGGTTCGTCAGGTCGAAAACCACGGTGGTCATCGGTGACAGCGCCGTGAAGGTTGTCGTCACTTTCCCGGTTATAAAATAAACTGCCGGATCCACCGTGAATTCGAGCTTCTGGTAGGTAATGTCGTAATTGGTGGTATTGGGGTTGACCACGAAGTTCATCACTTGGGCCGCCGACTTCATTTCGGCTTCTGCAATGCCGTTTAATCCGTCGCCAACTTTCTGTGCGCTCAGAATTTGCATCGCAAACAATAGGAAGAGTGGGTAATAATATTTCATTTCAAGCCATTTTCTGCCAAAGATAAAAACAAATTCCTGATTTGATTTTGCATAGCGGTGATTTTAAGCATATACGGGCTGACGGGCAAAACCGTTTTTACCGATACGAAGGAAGCGTATTTAAAACATTTCATTAAATTTGCGCGCACATAAAAATAAAGGTATGTTACAGATCGCATTTATCAGGGAAAATCAGGAGAAGGTCGTAAAAGCATTGGCGAAACGAAACATTGATATGGCATCGGTCGTAGCCGATGTGATCGCATTGGACGAAAAGCGCCGCGCCACACAGGCCGCGCTCGACAATACTTTGGCTGAATCCAACAAGTTATCCCGTGATATCGGCGAGCTGATGAAAGGCGGAGAGAAGGCAAAAGCAGCAATCCTGAAGGAAAAAACCCTGTCATTAAAGGAAAGCAGCAAAGAACTTTCAGAGCAGCTTGACGCGTTCGCTGCGGAGCTCACCGAAAAATTATATACGATCCCAAACCTTCCTGCTGATCTGGTTCCTGAAGGGAAAACCCCTGATGACAATCTGAATGTATTTCAGGAAGGCGATATTCCGGTATTGCACGAAGGCGCACAGCCGCACTGGGAGCTCGTCAAAAAATACGACATCATCGATTTCGAACTCGGCAATAAAATTACCGGTGCCGGTTTTCCCGTCTACAAAGGCAAAGGTGCCAGGCTCCAACGCGCGCTGATTACTTATTTCCTTGACAAAAATACCGCGGCGGGCTACCAGGAGTACCAGGTTCCCCATTTGGTAAACGAAGCGTCAGGGTACGGTACAGGCCAGTTGCCCGACAAGGAAGGGCAGATGTACCATGACAAGACCGATGATTTGTATCTCATCCCAACAGCGGAAGTTCCGGTAACAAACCTTTTCCGTGATGTGATCTTAACCGAAAACGAGCTGCCGGTTTTGGCCACAGCCTACACACCGTGTTTCCGACGGGAAGCCGGGTCATACGGTGCGCACGTGCGCGGACTAAACCGCCTGCACCAGTTCGACAAGGTGGAAATCGTCCGTGTCGAGCACCCCGAAAAATCATACGAAGCTTTGGAAGGCATGGTCGAACATGTCAAGACGCTGTTGCAGGAACTGAAACTACCTTACCGTATCCTGCGCCTCTGCGGCGGCGACATGGGTTTTGCGTCGGCAATGACTTACGACTTTGAGGTGTTTTCAACGGCACAGGACCGCTGGCTCGAGATCAGTTCAGTGTCCAATTTTGAAACGTTCCAGTCCAACAGACTGAAATTGCGTTACCGCGATAAGGACGGCAAAAACCATCTGGCACATACCTTGAACGGAAGTTCGCTGGCGTTGCCGCGCGTGCTGGCCGGAATCCTTGAAAATTACCAGACGCCCGAAGGCATTGTTATACCGGAAGTACTTCGTCCGTATACCGGATTTGACATCATCGATTAACATTACTTTATGCCGCGGAAATATACTTTCGGGCGAAAGTTATTGTTATATTAGTCGTTCCATTCGACATTACATTTTATGAAAAAGCTGTATCTGTTCCTTATACTCTTTGCAACCTGCTGCGTTTTTGGGCAGAACGAGCAATTGGCGCAGAATTATTTCGACAAGGGCGATTTCGAGAAAGCAGCCATCAGCTACGAGGAATTGCTGAAAAACCAACCTTCAAACGGGCTGTATTTCCAGAAAGTCATTGATTCCTATCAACAGCTTGCCCAATACGACAAGGCGGATAAGGCGCTGGCAGCACGTTATGAAAAATTCAAGCAGTACAACCTGCTCGTCGAAAAAGGGTACAATTACCAATTACAGAAGAAAGAGCCGGAAGCCAGAAAGTATTATGAGCAGGCGCTTGAGAAGATAAAGGAAAATCCGTCGAACGTCTACATGATCGCGTCGGCGTTTGAGCGCAAGGTGGTGCTCGATTATGCGCTCAAAGCGTACGAACTCGCTACATCGCTGGATCCGAAACTGGTTTTCAATTACCAGACGGCTTTGATTTACGGACAATTGGGCAATACCGATATGATGATTGAAAGGTTTTTGGAAGAAGCGTACAAAAATCCGCAGAACAATATCGGCATACAAAACCAACTGGCGCGTTTCATGACCGAGGATGCCGAGGAATCTTTCAATGCCGACCTCAAGAAAGCACTGTTGCTCCGCGCCCAGAAAAGTCAGGATGTCTTCTGGAACCAATATCTGAGCTGGTTTTACCTCCAACAGAAAGACTATGCCAAGGCATTCGTACAGGAAAAGGCAATTTATAAAAGGAATCCGGAAACATTTTCAAGCATTGTAAATCTCGCCCAGATGG
The nucleotide sequence above comes from Flavobacterium magnum. Encoded proteins:
- the rseP gene encoding RIP metalloprotease RseP translates to MEILIKLSQFLLSLSLLIILHELGHFIPAKLFKTRVEKFYLFFDIKFSLFKKQIGETVYGIGWLPLGGYVKISGMIDESMDTEQMALPPQPWEFRSKPAWQRLIIMLGGVTVNFILAFLIYIGITFAYGDMYISNSEAKDGVWVTNPALVKAGLRTGDKIIAVDGRKIEHFHDLSEALIMGKNVAVERNGNMQTVSLPDNFISSILDQDKKSTVELRIPFVISDVAATSPNKDMLKTKDIVTSLDNQPLRYADEMEARLNALKGKTVPAMVKRDGKEIAISLKVSDSGKLGIQYPNRLPVDNLEKLGIYKISREEYGFFESIPVGLERGVDELAKYGRQLKAIFTPKTGAYKGVGGFKAIFDIFPESWSWELFWNITALLSIMLGVMNLLPIPALDGGHVMFLLYEMISGRKPSDKFLERAQMVGIFLLLALLLFANGNDIYKWITK
- a CDS encoding Gfo/Idh/MocA family oxidoreductase → MQKIRTALLSYGMSGKVFHAPFLSVHPGFELLGSWERSHRNIHSDYPETKSYASPEALLDDNPDLVVVNTPVATHYEYAKRMLQAGKHVLVEKSFTATVAEAKELQKIARDKGLKLAVFHNRRWDSDFMTVKDVIAKDMLGDIVEAEFHFDRYNPTLSPKMHKETVNSGSGVLKDLGSHLIDQALFLFGMPEAVFADIRVTRAQSVVDDWFDLSLYYPRLRVRLKAGFFVREMVPSFVVHGKNGSFLKPRGDVQEEDLKLGKKVTAKDWGTEPRSREGLLHTEFDGKIIREFLPTLHGNYFYFFDALYGSLTEDKPEPVTAQEGINVMAVIEAAIKSSQSRKVVAVEN
- a CDS encoding M1 family aminopeptidase, coding for MKYYYPLFLLFAMQILSAQKVGDGLNGIAEAEMKSAAQVMNFVVNPNTTNYDITYQKLEFTVDPAVYFITGKVTTTFTALSPMTTVVFDLTNQLTVSSVKRNNIALSFTQNNNNEVVITLPGGLAAGASTTVEISYSGAPAQDNDAFTTETHDGTPVLFTLSEPYGAQDWWPCKQDLNDKINNIDVYITAPSQYVSVSNGVQVGTTTAGTSKTTHFHHGHPIPAYLVAIAVTNYSVYTQTAGTAPNTFPIVNYVYPEDLASNIDNLAQTVPIMDLYEQLFETYPFADEKYGHAQFGWGGGMEHTTVSFMVNFGRGLIAHELGHQWFGDKVTCGSWKDIWLNEGFATYLAALVIRDFDGEAAFTMEKSNMINNITSQPGGAVYLSDTDLFSVNRIFSGRLSYNKGAMVINMLRLKMGDTAFFQGLKNYLADPNLAYAYATTADLQAHLEATYGQSLTEFFNDWVYNQGYPSYSITAHNQSLGVVKFTVSQTQSHASVAFFEMPLPVRVYGAAGQYMDLVLNNTANNQVFLENVPFAVTDVAFDVNKDIISAGNNVALGMKDFGTAAVQLYPNPAESQLRLEIPEGMEVKQTIFYNAVGQTVQSTTSQTIWDVSSFAAGVYFIAVTTDSGTRTIRFVKR
- the serS gene encoding serine--tRNA ligase translates to MLQIAFIRENQEKVVKALAKRNIDMASVVADVIALDEKRRATQAALDNTLAESNKLSRDIGELMKGGEKAKAAILKEKTLSLKESSKELSEQLDAFAAELTEKLYTIPNLPADLVPEGKTPDDNLNVFQEGDIPVLHEGAQPHWELVKKYDIIDFELGNKITGAGFPVYKGKGARLQRALITYFLDKNTAAGYQEYQVPHLVNEASGYGTGQLPDKEGQMYHDKTDDLYLIPTAEVPVTNLFRDVILTENELPVLATAYTPCFRREAGSYGAHVRGLNRLHQFDKVEIVRVEHPEKSYEALEGMVEHVKTLLQELKLPYRILRLCGGDMGFASAMTYDFEVFSTAQDRWLEISSVSNFETFQSNRLKLRYRDKDGKNHLAHTLNGSSLALPRVLAGILENYQTPEGIVIPEVLRPYTGFDIID